The following are from one region of the Paenibacillus sp. JZ16 genome:
- a CDS encoding SOS response-associated peptidase, with the protein MCRRFSLSAGIDEVNQRFGINRVMYYYKSRYNISPTQTMPVIIQEQGERVLDEYRWGLVPYWGKDAVNADITTVDQNPTYRKAIDTRRCVIPCNGLYYWRTVGKRSYAVRTVIGDHEIFGMAGLYETWRDARGNEMRTCTVLMTEANEAIREFETRMPAILSEENMEKWLDPEIQGRHAVHPLLHTYRGQMRMYPVTPLVADDTNDHQQCIEEMDLKLAWVKNL; encoded by the coding sequence ATGTGTAGACGATTCTCGCTGTCCGCAGGGATCGATGAAGTGAATCAACGCTTTGGCATTAATCGGGTAATGTATTACTACAAGAGCCGGTACAACATTAGCCCTACCCAAACCATGCCGGTCATTATACAAGAACAGGGAGAACGAGTGCTTGATGAGTATCGATGGGGGTTAGTGCCCTATTGGGGTAAAGACGCAGTCAATGCTGATATTACAACCGTTGATCAAAATCCCACTTACCGTAAAGCGATTGACACAAGACGCTGTGTGATCCCTTGTAACGGTTTATATTACTGGCGAACGGTTGGTAAACGGAGTTATGCGGTACGGACCGTAATCGGGGATCATGAAATATTCGGTATGGCTGGTTTATACGAGACATGGCGCGATGCCAGGGGAAATGAAATGAGAACATGCACGGTTCTAATGACAGAGGCCAATGAAGCGATTCGAGAGTTCGAAACACGAATGCCGGCGATTCTGTCAGAGGAAAACATGGAAAAGTGGCTGGATCCGGAGATCCAAGGGAGACATGCGGTGCATCCGCTGCTTCATACGTATCGCGGGCAGATGCGAATGTATCCGGTGACGCCTTTAGTGGCTGACGATACGAATGATCACCAGCAGTGCATTGAAGAGATGGATTTAAAGCTCGCTTGGGTGAAGAATCTGTAG
- the rpsR gene encoding 30S ribosomal protein S18, with the protein MAFKQREGGDNDKRPARRGGRNKRRKVCFFTVNKITHIDYKDTDLLKKFISERGKILPRRVTGTSAKYQRALTIAIKRSRQIALLPYTTE; encoded by the coding sequence ATGGCTTTTAAACAAAGAGAAGGCGGAGACAACGACAAAAGACCGGCACGCCGCGGCGGCCGCAACAAGCGTCGTAAAGTATGTTTCTTCACTGTGAACAAAATTACTCACATTGACTATAAAGATACAGACCTGCTCAAGAAATTCATCAGCGAGCGCGGAAAAATCTTGCCTCGTCGTGTAACAGGTACTAGCGCTAAATATCAGCGTGCCCTGACGATTGCGATCAAACGCTCCCGTCAAATCGCATTGCTTCCATACACAACTGAGTAA
- a CDS encoding YjzC family protein — protein sequence MGEQSEFRAGDKAPNNGIYMEVGVRDHIMGIENPRQIKMSKGDTFPETQNDDRVWLNKRRVQPK from the coding sequence ATGGGAGAACAGTCCGAATTTCGTGCGGGTGACAAAGCCCCAAACAACGGTATTTATATGGAAGTGGGCGTCAGAGACCACATCATGGGGATCGAAAACCCACGTCAAATTAAAATGAGCAAAGGCGATACCTTTCCCGAAACCCAAAATGATGATCGTGTATGGTTAAACAAACGCCGAGTGCAGCCTAAGTAA
- the rpsF gene encoding 30S ribosomal protein S6, with translation MRKYEVMYIIRPDIEQEAVQAAVDKFQGIISNGGEITKHDVMGKRRLAYEIKKFRDGVYVLVNFNATPEVVAELERLMKISDEVIRYLITNDVA, from the coding sequence ATGCGCAAATATGAAGTGATGTACATTATTCGTCCTGACATTGAACAAGAAGCTGTTCAAGCTGCAGTCGATAAATTCCAAGGCATCATCTCCAACGGCGGAGAAATTACAAAGCATGACGTAATGGGTAAACGCCGTCTTGCGTATGAGATCAAGAAATTCCGTGATGGCGTCTACGTTCTGGTAAACTTCAACGCAACACCTGAAGTTGTAGCTGAGCTTGAGCGTCTCATGAAGATTTCTGACGAAGTTATTCGTTATCTCATCACGAACGACGTTGCTTAA
- the noc gene encoding nucleoid occlusion protein — translation MKEQFSRLFGLAAERNQGDEVKQIPVNEVVSSPYQPRTIFDDEKIDELLQTIKTHGVIQPIVVRVRNGMYEIIAGERRWRAVKKLGLDTIPAIVREFNDSQAASIALIENLQREGLTSIEEAVAYQKLIDLHQLTQESLAQRLGKSQSTIANKIRLLQLPEAVKLALMERKVTERHARALLSLDNEETQLKVLDEIITKELNVKQTEARIAFYKEVTTMKKAKRISYSKDVRLALNTIRQSIDMVSGSGMAIKTTENDHEDHYEIVIKIPKR, via the coding sequence ATGAAAGAACAATTTTCGAGATTGTTTGGCTTAGCGGCAGAGCGGAACCAAGGGGATGAAGTGAAACAAATCCCGGTAAACGAGGTTGTCAGCAGCCCATACCAGCCACGGACGATTTTTGATGACGAGAAGATTGATGAATTACTTCAGACAATTAAAACCCATGGAGTCATTCAACCTATTGTCGTTCGTGTCCGAAATGGCATGTATGAGATCATTGCAGGGGAACGCCGCTGGCGTGCGGTTAAGAAGCTGGGTCTGGACACGATTCCGGCCATTGTTCGGGAGTTCAACGATTCACAAGCTGCCTCCATTGCGTTAATCGAGAATCTGCAGCGTGAAGGCCTTACTTCGATTGAAGAGGCAGTGGCTTATCAGAAGTTGATTGATCTTCATCAATTGACACAAGAGAGCTTGGCACAGCGGCTAGGCAAAAGCCAGTCCACGATTGCAAACAAGATTCGTTTGCTGCAGCTGCCGGAAGCAGTCAAGTTGGCATTGATGGAACGCAAGGTGACGGAACGCCATGCGCGTGCGCTGCTCTCATTGGATAATGAAGAAACCCAGCTTAAAGTGCTGGACGAGATCATTACCAAGGAACTGAATGTGAAGCAGACAGAGGCACGAATTGCCTTTTATAAAGAAGTAACAACAATGAAGAAGGCGAAGCGTATATCGTACAGCAAGGATGTTCGCCTGGCTCTGAACACGATCCGCCAATCGATCGATATGGTCTCAGGCTCTGGGATGGCTATTAAAACAACAGAGAATGATCATGAAGATCACTATGAAATCGTTATAAAAATACCTAAACGTTAA
- the yyaC gene encoding spore protease YyaC, producing MNRLSKITSRPEASSLKIPHTDPNIHSAIIHRLLFHLSDARIQHRPLVIVCIGTDRSTGDCLGPLVGTSLARYNSPLFHLYGTLDEPVHAMNLKDTLTAIYEKFDNPFVIGIDACLGQSSSVGSIQISDGPLKPGAGVHKELPPVGDIHVTGIVNVGGFMEYFVLQNTRLSLVMRLSDIIATCLFAGIKEWNRSTLLAAQE from the coding sequence ATGAACCGTCTATCTAAAATCACGTCTCGCCCGGAGGCTTCCAGCTTAAAAATACCACACACGGACCCTAATATCCATTCTGCTATTATACATCGCTTGCTCTTCCATCTATCTGACGCCCGTATTCAGCATCGTCCGCTTGTCATTGTCTGCATCGGTACCGACCGTTCTACCGGCGATTGTCTGGGACCCCTTGTCGGCACCTCGCTTGCACGCTACAACAGTCCCCTGTTTCATCTCTATGGCACGCTGGACGAGCCTGTCCACGCCATGAATCTGAAGGATACACTAACGGCGATATATGAAAAATTCGACAACCCTTTTGTGATCGGCATTGATGCGTGTCTGGGGCAATCATCAAGTGTAGGCTCTATTCAGATATCCGATGGCCCTCTAAAGCCCGGAGCTGGCGTACATAAAGAATTACCGCCGGTCGGCGATATCCACGTAACGGGCATCGTCAATGTCGGCGGCTTTATGGAATACTTCGTATTGCAGAACACTCGCTTAAGCTTGGTCATGCGGTTGTCCGATATTATTGCAACCTGCCTATTTGCAGGCATTAAAGAGTGGAACCGTTCTACCCTTCTTGCAGCGCAAGAGTGA
- a CDS encoding DUF4446 family protein, translating to MSELNELIMEQLHWFVVGMVMIILILWITLIVQGTKLRKMKRRYDAMMAGSGVEDIESLLVQLKIQMDEIEEGHAHHQKMLDTISGSLKGMKSKVGIVRYNAFGERGNEMSFSLAILSEQEEGIVLTGLHNRESSYVYAKPLKDGQSKYPLSPEEKEAVTLALQEG from the coding sequence ATGTCTGAATTAAATGAATTGATCATGGAGCAGCTTCATTGGTTTGTCGTCGGAATGGTCATGATCATCTTGATCTTATGGATAACTTTAATTGTTCAAGGGACAAAACTGCGTAAAATGAAGCGTCGTTATGATGCGATGATGGCAGGCAGTGGGGTAGAAGATATTGAATCACTGTTGGTCCAACTGAAAATCCAAATGGATGAGATTGAAGAGGGCCATGCCCATCATCAAAAAATGCTGGATACGATCAGCGGCAGTTTGAAAGGAATGAAGTCCAAGGTTGGTATCGTACGATACAATGCGTTTGGCGAGCGGGGGAACGAAATGAGCTTCTCCCTGGCTATTCTCAGTGAACAAGAGGAAGGGATCGTGCTGACCGGTCTGCATAACCGGGAGAGCTCCTATGTGTACGCTAAACCACTGAAGGATGGGCAGTCCAAATATCCATTGTCTCCGGAAGAAAAAGAGGCCGTCACTCTTGCGCTGCAAGAAGGGTAG
- a CDS encoding DUF3343 domain-containing protein has protein sequence MMEGDGAVEGAMLIAFDSTQQALRAEMLLEYADIEIDLFPTPKEITAGCALSIQFPPDALNDVQAIIRQEHVEIRGIFALDNNEKYINIEE, from the coding sequence ATGATGGAGGGGGACGGGGCAGTGGAAGGCGCGATGTTGATCGCATTTGATTCCACCCAGCAGGCGCTGCGTGCAGAAATGCTGCTGGAGTACGCGGATATCGAAATTGATCTTTTTCCTACACCAAAAGAGATTACGGCTGGCTGTGCATTATCGATTCAATTCCCGCCTGATGCGTTAAATGATGTTCAAGCGATCATCCGACAGGAGCATGTGGAGATCCGGGGTATCTTTGCGTTGGATAACAACGAGAAGTATATCAACATCGAAGAGTAA
- a CDS encoding DUF951 domain-containing protein, giving the protein MERKVFQLGDIVQMKKPHPCGNNEMEIIRMGMDIRIKCTKCQHSVLIPRVKFEKNMKKVLRSAQETEGAGDTP; this is encoded by the coding sequence ATGGAGCGCAAGGTATTTCAGTTAGGGGATATCGTTCAGATGAAGAAGCCTCATCCCTGTGGAAATAATGAGATGGAGATTATTCGCATGGGGATGGATATTCGGATCAAATGTACCAAGTGTCAGCATAGCGTGTTGATTCCCCGTGTAAAGTTTGAGAAGAATATGAAGAAGGTTTTGCGTTCGGCTCAGGAGACGGAAGGGGCGGGAGATACACCGTAA
- a CDS encoding ParB/RepB/Spo0J family partition protein, with protein MSKRLGKGLDALIPSLSIHDDDKVVEIPLSQLRANPYQPRKTFNDEAIQELAESIRQHGVIQPIIVRSVLKGYEIIAGERRFRASQYCGKATIPAVVRSFSDQQVMEIALIENLQRENLNAMEIAVAYQGLMEQFSLTQEELSLKVGKSRSHIANFLRLLSLPEEVKDNVSRGTLSMGHARAIVGIKDPILVKQLAKQCVEQEWSVRELEEAVKNLDRKPTDKAKPKVKNRDPYIDHLEEDLRERFKTTVKIKHNKDKGKIELNYYSKQDLERLLELLQ; from the coding sequence ATGAGTAAACGATTGGGAAAAGGGCTGGATGCGCTTATTCCATCTTTGTCTATTCATGATGATGACAAGGTAGTGGAAATTCCGCTTAGTCAATTGCGAGCGAATCCGTATCAGCCGCGCAAGACATTTAACGATGAGGCTATCCAGGAATTGGCGGAATCGATCCGCCAGCATGGAGTTATCCAACCGATTATCGTCCGCAGTGTGCTGAAAGGGTATGAGATTATTGCCGGGGAGCGCAGATTCCGGGCGTCCCAATATTGCGGCAAAGCAACGATACCGGCAGTGGTTCGATCATTTAGCGATCAACAAGTCATGGAAATTGCCCTGATCGAGAACCTGCAGCGGGAGAACCTGAACGCCATGGAGATTGCTGTAGCTTACCAAGGCTTGATGGAACAATTTTCCTTAACACAAGAAGAGCTGTCATTGAAGGTGGGGAAGTCTCGTTCACACATCGCTAACTTTTTGCGATTGCTTTCTCTACCTGAAGAAGTGAAGGACAATGTTTCACGTGGAACATTATCTATGGGACATGCCCGGGCGATCGTTGGAATTAAGGATCCCATTCTTGTTAAACAGTTGGCAAAACAGTGTGTGGAGCAAGAGTGGAGTGTCCGTGAATTAGAGGAAGCGGTTAAGAATCTGGATCGCAAACCAACGGATAAAGCAAAGCCTAAGGTTAAGAATAGAGATCCTTATATCGATCATCTGGAAGAGGATCTAAGAGAACGTTTTAAAACTACGGTAAAAATTAAGCACAATAAGGATAAAGGGAAGATTGAGCTTAATTACTATAGTAAACAGGACCTGGAGCGATTGTTGGAACTTCTTCAATAA
- a CDS encoding mechanosensitive ion channel family protein — protein MRGFSYLSGDVNLEILAEEAEGLKDQIWRWLTNEEMWMNILSSGIRVIIIFILTRLVIRVVYKMIDQFILRQEKSRIQVNSRRFVTVGELLKNVTSVVCNFVMILIILSEFNFKLGPLLAGAGVLGLAIGFGAQSLVRDVITGFFIIFEDQFAVGDVIKSGEYRGTVEMIGLRTSRVKGLNGETYIIPNGMITSVTNYSLSNSLAIVDLPVKNDQQVKDTITLIQSALTGIMDRRPEVQRTPDVLGIQSLNTSEYVVRIVAECNPNAREYVERQIFTDIKQAIEARDMGQERVQA, from the coding sequence ATGAGGGGCTTTAGTTACTTATCTGGGGATGTAAATTTAGAGATATTGGCTGAGGAGGCTGAGGGTTTGAAGGATCAGATATGGAGATGGTTAACGAATGAAGAGATGTGGATGAATATCCTGTCATCCGGCATTCGGGTCATTATCATTTTTATTCTGACGCGTCTCGTGATACGAGTTGTGTATAAGATGATTGATCAGTTTATCCTTAGGCAGGAGAAGAGCCGAATTCAAGTGAACTCAAGACGGTTTGTCACGGTAGGGGAGTTGCTAAAAAATGTAACCTCTGTTGTGTGCAACTTTGTTATGATTTTGATCATTCTCTCAGAGTTCAACTTCAAGTTAGGGCCACTGTTAGCCGGTGCCGGGGTACTTGGCCTTGCCATAGGTTTTGGTGCACAGAGTTTAGTGAGGGATGTTATTACCGGATTCTTCATTATATTCGAGGATCAGTTTGCAGTAGGCGACGTAATCAAGAGTGGTGAGTACCGGGGAACTGTTGAAATGATCGGACTTCGCACATCGCGAGTTAAAGGATTGAATGGAGAGACCTATATTATTCCGAACGGAATGATTACCAGCGTCACGAATTACTCCCTTTCCAATTCATTAGCCATTGTAGATTTGCCCGTAAAGAACGACCAGCAGGTGAAGGATACGATTACGCTAATTCAGTCGGCTCTTACGGGAATCATGGACCGACGCCCAGAGGTCCAGCGGACACCGGATGTATTAGGAATCCAGTCATTGAATACTTCTGAATATGTTGTTCGTATAGTGGCGGAATGCAATCCCAATGCAAGAGAGTATGTGGAGCGCCAGATATTTACGGATATCAAACAGGCTATTGAAGCACGGGATATGGGACAAGAACGCGTTCAGGCTTGA
- a CDS encoding ParA family protein: protein MSKIIAIANQKGGVGKTTTSVNLGAGLASLGKRVLLVDIDPQGNTTSGVGINKADVANCIYDIIINEVHPKDAICGTNIEGLDIIPATIQLAGAEIELVPTISREVRLKKSLQLVKPQYDYILIDCPPSLGILTINSLTAADSVIIPIQCEYYALEGLSQLLNTVRLVQKHLNTSLKIEGVLLTMLDARTNLGIQVIEEVKKYFQEKVYRTIIPRNIRLSEAPSHGQSIITYDPRSKGAEVYLELAKEVISYE, encoded by the coding sequence GTGTCAAAGATAATTGCCATAGCAAATCAAAAGGGCGGTGTCGGCAAAACGACGACTTCCGTCAATCTGGGAGCTGGATTGGCTTCGCTTGGCAAACGGGTGCTTTTGGTGGATATTGACCCCCAAGGTAACACGACGAGTGGGGTTGGCATTAATAAAGCCGATGTTGCAAATTGCATTTACGATATTATCATCAATGAAGTACACCCGAAGGACGCCATCTGTGGGACTAACATCGAAGGCCTGGACATCATTCCGGCAACCATTCAATTGGCTGGTGCTGAGATTGAGCTTGTTCCTACGATATCGCGTGAAGTACGATTGAAGAAATCACTTCAATTAGTCAAACCCCAGTATGATTATATTTTGATTGATTGTCCTCCATCGCTTGGCATTTTAACGATTAATTCATTGACCGCAGCCGATTCCGTGATCATCCCGATTCAATGTGAATACTACGCACTCGAAGGTCTGAGTCAGCTGCTGAATACGGTTCGCCTTGTTCAGAAACATCTGAATACATCGCTTAAGATTGAAGGTGTATTGTTGACGATGCTGGATGCGCGCACGAACTTGGGCATTCAGGTGATTGAAGAAGTGAAAAAGTACTTTCAGGAAAAAGTGTACAGAACGATTATTCCTAGAAATATTCGTTTGAGTGAAGCACCATCTCATGGACAGTCGATCATTACTTATGATCCTCGATCTAAGGGAGCGGAAGTATACTTGGAGCTGGCAAAGGAAGTGATCTCGTATGAGTAA
- the rsmG gene encoding 16S rRNA (guanine(527)-N(7))-methyltransferase RsmG has product MDDIQKAFVDRLGEHGITIDEKQLQQFEMYYEILVEWNEKMNLTGITEREQVYTKHFYDSITLAFYVDVTQIGNLADIGSGAGFPGIPLKICFPHVHLTIVDSLNKRINFLKHVVDTIGLTGVELIHGRAEEVARKQGYRDGFDLVTARAVARMAVLNEFCLPFTKVGGRFAAMKGSDPTEEVKEAARSLKELRGALNKVHSFSLPVEESGRHIVVIDKKGATPSKYPRKAGTASKTPIV; this is encoded by the coding sequence ATGGACGACATTCAGAAGGCTTTTGTTGACCGGCTCGGAGAGCACGGGATCACGATTGATGAGAAACAGCTCCAGCAGTTCGAGATGTATTACGAAATACTGGTGGAGTGGAACGAGAAAATGAATTTAACTGGAATTACGGAACGGGAGCAAGTCTATACGAAGCATTTTTACGACTCGATTACGCTCGCCTTTTATGTGGATGTGACCCAAATCGGCAATCTGGCGGATATCGGATCAGGTGCTGGCTTCCCGGGTATTCCTCTGAAAATATGTTTCCCGCATGTGCACCTGACGATTGTGGATTCACTTAACAAACGGATTAACTTTCTGAAGCATGTCGTGGATACGATTGGCCTGACGGGGGTTGAACTGATTCACGGGCGTGCGGAAGAGGTTGCTCGCAAGCAGGGATACCGTGATGGGTTCGATCTGGTCACAGCGAGAGCGGTAGCTCGCATGGCTGTGTTGAACGAGTTCTGCCTACCTTTTACGAAGGTAGGGGGGCGATTCGCAGCGATGAAGGGCAGTGACCCTACGGAGGAGGTGAAGGAGGCTGCTCGCAGCTTGAAAGAGCTGAGAGGGGCTTTGAACAAGGTTCACTCATTCTCCTTACCCGTAGAGGAATCAGGTCGGCATATCGTGGTGATCGATAAAAAGGGAGCCACGCCTTCCAAGTACCCCCGTAAGGCGGGTACGGCCAGTAAAACGCCGATCGTGTAA
- the ssb gene encoding single-stranded DNA-binding protein — translation MLNRVILIGRLTKDPELRYTPSGVAVTQFTLAVDRPFTGQGGEREADFIPVVTWRQLAETCANYLRKGRLTAVEGRIQVRNYENNEGKRVYVTEVIADNVRFLESNRETSGGGGNREESSFSGGSNSNSSGGNRGNNNYSRNNNQDPFSDEGKPIDISDDDLPF, via the coding sequence TTGTTGAACCGTGTCATTTTGATTGGCCGACTGACTAAGGATCCCGAGCTGCGATATACTCCTTCAGGTGTTGCTGTAACGCAATTTACACTTGCTGTCGATCGTCCGTTTACCGGACAAGGCGGGGAGCGCGAAGCGGATTTCATTCCGGTCGTGACCTGGAGACAGCTTGCGGAGACTTGTGCAAACTATCTGCGTAAAGGCCGTCTGACGGCTGTAGAAGGGCGCATTCAAGTGCGGAATTACGAGAATAACGAAGGTAAGCGTGTATACGTCACCGAAGTCATTGCCGATAATGTTCGCTTCTTGGAGTCAAACCGTGAAACAAGCGGTGGCGGAGGAAATCGTGAGGAATCATCGTTTAGCGGAGGAAGCAACAGCAATAGCAGTGGCGGAAACCGCGGGAACAATAACTACTCGCGAAACAACAATCAGGATCCTTTTTCCGATGAAGGAAAACCGATCGATATTTCGGATGATGATTTGCCATTTTAA
- a CDS encoding aminotransferase class V-fold PLP-dependent enzyme, with protein sequence MDPIVYLDHAATSWPKPPQVFEAMRKAMEEAAANPGRGSHRMAVKASRVLYGTRRTLADLFGVKNPNDIALTSNTTEALNLAIKGYLREGDHVIATMIEHNSVRRPLEYLKRTRGVQVDYIPVDEEGQLDLQLIEGAFRSNTRLVVCSHSSNLLGSIIPLVEIGELVKRKGAVLLVDAAQSAGMLDIHVEAMHVGMLAFPGHKGLLGPQGTGGLYISPDIDLEPLLHGGTGSQSEAIEQPTVRPDRYEAGTPNTIGHAGLQAGVKKVLEWTPQHIYQHEWELTQYMIEGLQEVGGLRILGPALGQARTGIVAFVSERYSASELAFRLDREYGIAVRAGFHCTPLAHMASGTEQTGAVRASVGISTSRDEVELMRKAIAEIHR encoded by the coding sequence ATGGACCCGATCGTTTATCTGGATCATGCAGCCACTTCGTGGCCAAAGCCGCCTCAAGTATTTGAGGCGATGAGAAAGGCGATGGAAGAGGCGGCTGCAAACCCGGGACGTGGGAGTCACCGGATGGCGGTGAAAGCTTCCCGTGTGCTCTATGGAACACGGAGGACGCTCGCAGACTTGTTTGGGGTAAAGAATCCTAACGATATTGCACTGACATCGAATACAACAGAAGCGTTGAACTTAGCGATCAAAGGGTATTTGCGTGAAGGCGATCATGTGATTGCTACCATGATTGAACATAATTCAGTGCGAAGACCGTTAGAGTATTTGAAACGCACCCGAGGGGTACAAGTAGACTATATTCCTGTCGATGAGGAAGGTCAGCTTGATCTGCAACTAATAGAGGGAGCTTTTCGTTCTAATACTAGGCTTGTTGTGTGTAGTCACAGCTCCAACCTTCTTGGTTCCATCATTCCTCTCGTTGAAATCGGAGAACTGGTGAAGAGAAAAGGGGCTGTACTGCTCGTGGATGCTGCCCAGAGTGCCGGTATGCTGGATATTCATGTGGAGGCGATGCATGTAGGTATGTTGGCTTTTCCGGGGCACAAAGGGCTTCTGGGGCCGCAAGGAACAGGCGGGTTGTATATCTCGCCTGATATTGATCTGGAACCATTACTGCACGGAGGCACAGGGAGTCAATCAGAGGCTATTGAACAGCCGACGGTACGTCCGGATCGATATGAGGCAGGGACGCCTAACACGATTGGACATGCGGGACTGCAAGCGGGTGTGAAGAAGGTGCTTGAATGGACACCGCAGCATATTTACCAACACGAATGGGAGCTAACCCAATATATGATTGAGGGTCTGCAAGAGGTAGGAGGCCTTCGAATATTAGGTCCTGCACTTGGTCAAGCGAGGACAGGTATCGTAGCTTTTGTGTCAGAGCGATACAGCGCGTCCGAGTTAGCTTTTCGACTGGACCGGGAATATGGGATTGCCGTGCGTGCTGGTTTTCATTGCACACCGCTTGCTCATATGGCATCAGGCACGGAACAGACAGGTGCAGTCAGAGCGAGTGTGGGGATATCTACTAGCCGTGACGAAGTAGAGCTCATGCGAAAGGCGATTGCGGAAATTCATAGATAA